The following are from one region of the Microbacterium sp. cx-55 genome:
- a CDS encoding glucose-6-phosphate dehydrogenase produces the protein MTDDTTLVIFGATGDLTSRLVLPALAQLLEREPQRNVRLIGCGRRSLTDTAWRALVRKAFGEERSDAAAAVAKATVFRQVDPTDAAALKTLLGEVEGRAVLYFALPPQVAQQACEQLEPGDLPEGTVLALEKPFGSDQASAHTLNEALRRLVPENQIFRVDHFLGRSTTLNVLGIRFANRIFEPVWSAEHVESVVIRFDESLGLEDRAGYYDEAGALVDMIQSHLLQVMAVVAMQPPATLHEADLRDAITAALRATVVWDDNAVRSSRRARYTAGEVGGEDLPSYADEPGVDPARETETLAEATFEVRTSRWAGVPFTLRSGKAIGRPQADITLTFRPVRHLPAGFTGAAPGSVLRFSLGPDAMALALNVNGGEDPFTLTRQTMEASLGEGALRAYAEVLSSILDGDAALAVRGDAAEQCWRIVQPILDAWHRGDVPLDEYPAGSSGPESWPALP, from the coding sequence GTGACCGATGACACCACGCTCGTGATCTTCGGGGCGACGGGCGACCTGACGTCGCGCCTCGTTCTGCCCGCCCTCGCCCAGCTGCTCGAACGCGAGCCGCAGCGCAACGTGCGGCTGATCGGCTGCGGTCGCCGTTCGCTCACCGACACGGCCTGGCGTGCGCTCGTGCGGAAGGCGTTCGGTGAGGAGCGGTCGGATGCGGCGGCCGCCGTCGCGAAGGCGACCGTGTTCCGTCAGGTCGATCCGACCGACGCGGCCGCGCTGAAGACGCTGCTCGGCGAGGTGGAGGGGCGGGCCGTGCTGTACTTCGCGCTGCCGCCGCAGGTCGCGCAGCAGGCGTGCGAACAGCTCGAGCCCGGCGACCTACCCGAGGGCACGGTGCTGGCGCTGGAGAAGCCGTTCGGTTCCGACCAGGCCAGCGCGCACACCTTGAACGAGGCGCTTCGCCGTCTCGTTCCGGAGAACCAGATCTTCCGGGTCGATCATTTCCTGGGCCGCTCGACGACGTTGAATGTGCTCGGCATCCGGTTCGCGAACCGGATCTTCGAACCGGTGTGGTCGGCCGAACACGTCGAATCGGTCGTCATCCGGTTCGATGAATCGCTCGGTCTCGAGGATCGGGCCGGGTACTACGACGAGGCCGGGGCCCTCGTCGACATGATCCAGAGCCACCTGTTGCAGGTCATGGCCGTTGTGGCGATGCAGCCGCCGGCGACCCTGCACGAAGCCGACCTCCGCGACGCGATCACCGCGGCGCTGCGGGCGACGGTCGTGTGGGACGACAACGCCGTGCGGTCCTCGCGTCGCGCGCGGTACACCGCGGGTGAGGTCGGTGGCGAGGATCTGCCGTCCTACGCCGACGAGCCCGGCGTCGATCCCGCGCGCGAGACCGAGACGCTCGCGGAGGCGACGTTCGAGGTGCGGACCAGCCGATGGGCGGGCGTGCCGTTCACACTGCGCTCGGGGAAGGCGATCGGGCGCCCGCAGGCCGACATCACACTGACGTTCCGGCCGGTGCGGCACCTGCCTGCGGGGTTCACCGGCGCCGCGCCCGGTTCGGTGCTGCGTTTCTCGCTCGGGCCCGACGCGATGGCGCTCGCCCTCAACGTCAACGGCGGCGAGGACCCCTTCACCTTGACCCGCCAGACCATGGAGGCATCGCTCGGTGAGGGCGCGCTGCGCGCGTACGCCGAGGTGCTCTCCAGCATCCTCGACGGCGATGCCGCGCTGGCGGTCCGCGGCGACGCCGCCGAGCAGTGCTGGCGCATCGTGCAGCCGATCCTCGACGCCTGGCACCGCGGCGACGTGCCCCTCGACGAGTATCCCGCCGGCTCGAGCGGCCCGGAGTCCTGGCCCGCACTCCCCTGA
- a CDS encoding LacI family DNA-binding transcriptional regulator, with the protein MSRSETGRITQQRIAQLAGVSQSTVSLVLNGRSDGSVRIPQETRERILKVIEETGYVADPSARRLAGGDNHILGVFTYEPAFPTESIDFYTPLLAGIEAGAEIVGSDLLLFTSAPVVDGRRQLFHERNRLRLADGVLLLGVEMDPVELRRLTEDDFRVVAVGRRDTPGIPYVGIDYAAAATALVHRAAALGHERASFLHRSSLGESVLDRRRGVVEGAATAGIALENRTTDGVDPKADWAAVRASGATLLIAEEPALAAAILDLAERDGVSVPHDLSVVALGSVARPGAAAVEITRLVPPREELGERAVALLARILSEGAEVPAADRRTLMECPIADGVTLAAARATR; encoded by the coding sequence ATGAGCCGCAGCGAAACCGGACGGATCACCCAGCAGCGCATCGCGCAGCTCGCGGGGGTCAGCCAGTCCACGGTCTCCCTGGTCCTGAACGGCCGCAGCGACGGTAGCGTCCGCATCCCGCAAGAGACCCGCGAGCGCATCCTCAAGGTCATCGAGGAGACCGGCTACGTCGCCGATCCGTCAGCACGCCGACTCGCGGGTGGCGACAACCACATCCTGGGCGTCTTCACCTACGAGCCCGCCTTCCCCACCGAGAGCATCGACTTCTACACTCCACTGCTCGCGGGCATCGAGGCCGGCGCCGAGATCGTCGGATCCGACCTGCTGCTCTTCACGAGCGCCCCCGTCGTCGACGGCCGTCGTCAGCTCTTCCACGAGCGCAACCGGCTGCGGCTGGCGGATGGTGTGCTCCTGCTCGGCGTCGAGATGGATCCGGTGGAGCTGCGCCGCCTCACCGAAGACGACTTCCGGGTCGTCGCCGTCGGTCGCCGTGACACCCCCGGCATCCCCTACGTGGGAATCGACTACGCGGCCGCCGCGACCGCCCTCGTGCACCGCGCCGCCGCCCTCGGGCACGAGCGCGCCAGCTTCCTGCACCGCTCCAGCCTCGGAGAGTCCGTGCTCGATCGCCGTCGCGGTGTCGTCGAGGGGGCGGCCACCGCGGGCATCGCCCTCGAGAACCGCACGACGGACGGCGTCGACCCGAAGGCGGACTGGGCCGCGGTGCGTGCCTCCGGAGCCACTCTCCTCATCGCCGAAGAGCCCGCCCTCGCCGCCGCCATCCTCGACCTGGCGGAGCGCGACGGCGTATCCGTGCCCCACGACCTGAGCGTCGTCGCGCTCGGTTCGGTCGCCCGCCCCGGCGCCGCCGCCGTCGAAATCACCCGGCTCGTGCCGCCCCGCGAAGAGCTCGGCGAGCGCGCCGTGGCGCTGCTGGCCCGCATCCTGAGCGAAGGCGCCGAGGTTCCGGCCGCCGACCGCCGCACGCTCATGGAGTGCCCGATCGCCGACGGCGTCACCCTCGCCGCGGCACGGGCCACCCGATGA
- a CDS encoding FAD-dependent oxidoreductase: protein MSALETDVLVVGGGLGGVAATLAALEAGQRVVLVEQYAWLGGQLTSQAVPLDEHSWIEQFGATSRYRRLRDGIRDYYRDWYPLTAAARADATLNPGNGLVSRMCAEPRAGVAVIDAMLAPHRSARRLTLIQPAVAVSADVHHDRIRAVTVRGLDDDRETEIVARFVVDATELGDLLPLTGAEYVTGFEARADTGEPSAPEEAQPHNQQAFSWCFVVDHVEGDHTIDRPVDYDTWRAVQPDFWGAPMISLTGPDPRTLETLTRTFTPGASRADAVADQGKDPGDRELWTFRRILSRDNLLPGAIPSDLVLVNWPMIDYLGGTIVDVPADEVARHEAAARQQSLSMLYWLQTEAPRPDGGTGFPGLRLRGDVTQGPDGLAMAPYIRESRRIKARTTVTENDLSIALRGHGDPFTTPDSVGIGMYRIDLHPSSGGDNYLDIASAPFEIPLGILVPRRIENLLAGSKNVGTTHITNGAFRLHPVEWNIGEAAGALAAFCIDRAALPGAVHSTPALLREFQTSLTRDGVELHWPDVRGY, encoded by the coding sequence ATGAGCGCGCTCGAGACCGACGTCCTCGTCGTCGGCGGGGGGCTCGGCGGTGTCGCCGCGACGCTCGCCGCGCTCGAGGCCGGGCAACGGGTCGTGCTCGTCGAGCAGTACGCCTGGCTCGGTGGGCAGCTGACGAGCCAGGCCGTGCCGCTCGACGAGCACAGCTGGATCGAGCAGTTCGGTGCGACCTCGCGCTACCGGCGCCTGCGCGACGGCATCCGCGACTACTACCGCGACTGGTATCCACTCACGGCCGCAGCGCGCGCGGACGCCACACTCAACCCGGGCAACGGCCTCGTGAGCCGGATGTGCGCGGAGCCGCGCGCGGGCGTCGCAGTCATCGACGCGATGCTGGCGCCCCACCGTTCGGCCCGCCGGCTCACCCTCATCCAGCCCGCCGTCGCCGTGTCCGCCGACGTCCACCACGATCGGATCCGCGCGGTGACCGTCCGCGGTCTCGACGACGATCGCGAGACCGAGATCGTCGCGCGGTTCGTGGTCGATGCGACCGAGCTCGGCGATCTGCTCCCGCTCACCGGCGCCGAGTACGTGACCGGGTTCGAGGCCCGCGCCGACACGGGCGAACCCAGCGCACCCGAGGAGGCGCAGCCGCACAACCAGCAGGCGTTCAGCTGGTGCTTCGTCGTCGACCACGTCGAGGGCGACCACACGATCGACCGGCCCGTCGACTACGACACCTGGCGCGCCGTGCAGCCGGACTTCTGGGGAGCGCCGATGATCTCGCTCACCGGCCCCGACCCGCGCACCCTCGAAACCCTCACCCGCACCTTCACGCCCGGAGCCTCCCGCGCCGATGCCGTCGCGGATCAAGGCAAAGACCCCGGCGACCGGGAACTCTGGACCTTCCGCCGGATCCTCTCCCGCGACAACCTCCTGCCCGGGGCGATCCCGAGCGACCTCGTGCTCGTCAACTGGCCGATGATCGACTACCTCGGCGGCACGATCGTCGACGTTCCCGCAGACGAGGTCGCCCGCCACGAAGCCGCGGCACGCCAGCAGTCGCTGTCGATGCTCTACTGGCTGCAGACCGAGGCACCTCGCCCCGACGGCGGAACCGGCTTCCCCGGACTGCGACTGCGGGGCGATGTGACCCAGGGCCCGGACGGACTCGCGATGGCCCCCTACATCCGCGAGTCGCGCCGGATCAAGGCGCGCACGACCGTGACCGAGAACGACCTGTCGATCGCGCTCCGCGGCCACGGCGATCCGTTCACGACGCCCGACAGCGTCGGCATCGGGATGTACCGGATCGATCTGCATCCGTCGTCCGGCGGCGACAACTACCTCGACATCGCGAGCGCCCCCTTCGAGATCCCCCTCGGGATCCTGGTGCCGCGTCGCATCGAGAATCTGCTCGCCGGAAGCAAGAACGTCGGCACGACCCACATCACGAACGGGGCGTTCCGACTGCACCCCGTCGAGTGGAACATCGGCGAAGCGGCGGGGGCACTCGCCGCGTTCTGCATCGACCGTGCGGCGCTGCCCGGCGCCGTCCACAGCACTCCCGCGCTCCTGCGGGAATTCCAGACCTCACTCACCCGAGACGGCGTCGAGCTGCACTGGCCAGACGTCCGAGGCTACTAG